In Pseudomonas putida, a genomic segment contains:
- a CDS encoding metallohydrolase, whose protein sequence is MPTTITFFPVDNGDMTLIKFGDLDATTLLIDVNIRQDADDPDGEARDVAKDLRDRLKKDENGRPYVDAFLLSHPDDDHCRGLTRHFYLGELDKYPDDKKDDKDKKIVIREMWSSPIVFRRASKTLTLCDDAKAWATEARRRVQLNRDKNFAVGAGDRIQIMGEDINGKTDDLTSIVRKVDTRFSTINGKSSAFFSAFLLAPLDAKDDEEEEECLVKNQSSVILNFTLAADAATPDGAKFLTGGDAEVFIWNRQWQRHKADAEVLEYDIMQTPHHCSWHSLSYDSWSKCGEKAKLDADARDALSQTRDGAVIVASCKPIKDDDSDPPCIRAKREYVEIVEEAKGEFYCTGEYPSEKSVEPLVFTVTSQGVQPPSKKEAGSKAAAVITSARTPIPHGAS, encoded by the coding sequence GTGCCCACCACCATCACCTTTTTCCCCGTTGACAACGGGGACATGACCCTCATCAAGTTCGGTGATCTTGATGCCACCACGCTACTGATCGACGTAAACATCCGGCAAGATGCCGACGATCCTGATGGGGAAGCGCGTGATGTTGCCAAGGACCTGCGCGATCGACTGAAGAAGGATGAGAACGGCAGGCCATATGTTGATGCCTTCCTGCTGAGCCACCCCGACGACGACCACTGTCGGGGGCTGACTCGGCACTTCTACTTGGGCGAGTTGGACAAATACCCGGATGACAAGAAGGACGACAAGGACAAGAAGATCGTCATTCGCGAGATGTGGTCGTCTCCCATTGTGTTTCGCCGTGCGAGCAAGACCCTTACCTTGTGTGATGACGCGAAGGCGTGGGCTACCGAGGCGCGCCGACGTGTTCAGTTGAACCGAGACAAGAACTTCGCCGTTGGGGCCGGTGATCGCATCCAGATCATGGGGGAGGACATCAATGGAAAGACCGATGACCTCACCTCCATCGTGCGGAAGGTCGATACGCGCTTCTCGACAATCAACGGTAAGAGTTCAGCATTCTTCTCCGCGTTTCTTCTTGCGCCATTGGACGCAAAGGACGATGAGGAAGAGGAAGAGTGCTTGGTCAAAAATCAGTCCAGTGTGATTTTGAACTTCACGTTAGCTGCCGATGCGGCGACACCAGATGGCGCGAAGTTTCTAACTGGCGGAGATGCTGAAGTATTCATCTGGAACCGTCAGTGGCAGCGCCATAAGGCCGATGCCGAGGTTCTGGAGTACGACATCATGCAGACGCCTCATCATTGCTCTTGGCACTCTTTGTCTTACGACAGTTGGTCGAAGTGCGGAGAAAAGGCAAAACTTGATGCCGATGCCCGAGATGCACTGTCACAGACCCGCGACGGCGCCGTCATCGTTGCAAGTTGCAAGCCGATCAAAGATGACGACAGCGATCCGCCCTGCATCCGTGCAAAGCGTGAATACGTCGAAATCGTGGAGGAAGCAAAGGGTGAGTTCTACTGCACGGGTGAATACCCGAGCGAGAAATCCGTGGAACCCCTCGTTTTCACCGTCACTTCCCAAGGTGTGCAGCCCCCCTCGA
- a CDS encoding helix-turn-helix transcriptional regulator, with product MQEPPVATAEPVEPKGLSWGLESRLQFIDFRLRWERRINRMDLTEHFGISVPQASLDIAKYTELAPNNLTYDRSSKTYTAAQSFRPLYQRSSAQRYLAELLATKMGVVESAASFIGSAPETDWAPSPWRTIDEQTVELVVRAIRQQEAIRVSYQSMTSLNESIRLLSPHALGYDGFRWHVRAFCHKRQRFSDFVLARILRIDGIEPSQVDFSQDTHWHTVLTLILAPHPDLPAAKKRVLELDYGMEDGQVKLPCRQAFLYYTLRRLGLHTKEAPDPLAQQIALKNRDEIQPYIDALTAQA from the coding sequence ATGCAAGAGCCTCCCGTTGCTACTGCCGAACCTGTTGAGCCCAAGGGGCTGAGCTGGGGGCTGGAGAGCAGACTTCAATTCATCGATTTTCGGTTGCGCTGGGAGCGGCGCATCAATCGAATGGATCTCACTGAGCACTTCGGCATATCAGTGCCTCAAGCGTCACTTGACATTGCCAAGTACACAGAACTGGCCCCGAATAACCTGACATACGACCGCAGCTCCAAGACCTACACGGCAGCGCAGAGTTTTCGTCCGCTTTACCAGCGAAGCTCTGCACAACGTTATCTGGCAGAACTGTTGGCAACCAAGATGGGGGTGGTTGAGTCAGCGGCCAGCTTTATCGGCTCCGCGCCGGAGACAGATTGGGCGCCTTCTCCCTGGCGCACCATCGACGAGCAGACTGTCGAATTGGTGGTCCGTGCAATACGACAGCAGGAAGCCATTCGAGTCAGTTACCAGTCCATGACGTCCTTGAACGAATCAATTCGCCTGCTGTCACCACACGCTCTTGGCTACGATGGCTTTCGTTGGCACGTGCGCGCGTTTTGCCACAAGCGCCAGCGCTTCAGCGATTTCGTCCTCGCTCGAATCCTCCGCATCGATGGTATAGAGCCGAGCCAAGTGGACTTCAGTCAGGATACGCATTGGCATACTGTGCTGACTCTGATCCTTGCGCCACACCCCGACTTACCGGCGGCCAAGAAACGAGTGTTGGAGTTGGACTACGGCATGGAAGACGGGCAGGTCAAGCTTCCATGCCGTCAAGCATTCCTTTACTACACACTAAGACGTCTGGGCTTGCACACCAAGGAAGCACCAGATCCGCTCGCACAACAGATCGCGCTGAAAAATCGCGACGAAATTCAACCCTACATCGATGCCCTTACGGCACAGGCTTGA